The following is a genomic window from Physeter macrocephalus isolate SW-GA unplaced genomic scaffold, ASM283717v5 random_14, whole genome shotgun sequence.
CCTTCCCTGCCATGGTTGGCGGTCCAGGGTCCGGGCTGCTGCCCTCGAGTGGCAGCCTCACCTACCGGGGGCTGGCGCACAGCTCCCTGAGGCAGGGGAAGGTGTGGATGGTGCGCCGGCGCTCCCGCCTCTCCCGCCGCACTCGCAGCTGCTCCAGGTCCCGTAGCTGCTCCACCTGGGCCTGCAGCTCCTCAACCTGGGTCTGCAGGCGCTCGATGGTCTCCGTCAGCCTGCGGATGCGGTGGGGGACACACGCATGGGACGGACTTTAAGGGGATGGGGCCACAGCCCTCCTCACTGCAGCCCTAGGGGGACTTGGGGGCTGGGGACAAACAGGTGACCTTGAGCCATGCTGCCTGGTGCTGAGGTCAGACAGAGAACTCCTTGTACGCCCAAGGACCCActctttcccccacctcccaggccgAGCTGACCATTTCTCCTCCGTGTCTCCTCAGTTCCTTGTACACCCATCTCATCACTCATCACCCTGCACTGCAATAAAATATTTACGTGTCTGCCTTCCCTCCCAGAGGGCGCGACAGTGTCTTTGCATCCCCATCACTGTtccccagtgcctaaaacagAGCCTGGTGTGTAGCTGGTGCTTAAAGAAGGTTTGTGTCCCGAATGTTAAGCCAGCCCAAATCGACAAGGGCAAACTCACTACCATCCCAGGTTCCCAGCCCTGGGCTTCTGAAAGAAGGAGCCTGAGTCACACCCACTGGTCAATATGCACACATGTACACCCAGCCCTGGGCCTCTCCTTGGCCATCCCCAGCCCCCGGCTCCCAGCCCTCCACCCGGCCCTCACCCATGGATCTTCTGCTGGGCAGCCTTACTCTCCAGCACCAGCTTCTGGTTGGTCAGCTCCAGGTCTCGGGCCGCCAGGTCCAGCTGTTCGTACACTTTGGCGTGCTGCTCATTCACGTGCCGCAGCGTGTCCAGCTGTTTGGTCAggtactgggggtgggggtgggtaacCTTTCAGAACTGTGTTGGGGAAAATGTCTCTGCCTGGGCCCTCCTCCCACTTCTAGGAACAGGTTTGCTTTGGGGTATTCgtctgcagcagagggaggggtCAAGACGGTGGTGCAATAGGGCTGCCTGGGACAGTTGTGCAGGTTGTGAACTGCACAAGGCTGTTGGGCCACGGCTGGGCCTGCTAAGAGGGCACCTCTTCCTAAGCTGCACAAAGGTACACACGGGCCAAGGGGGTCCTTGATGGGGGGCGGAGCCTGTGCAGGGCCCGTGCGGCCCCTCACCTCAATCTCCTGCACTTGCTCCTCGTTGGTGGAGTACATCTGCTGCAGAGACTCCTCCAGCTCCTTGTTCCTCTCCAGCAGCGTCTTCCCCAGCTCCGCAGCTAAGTGCAAgtcttggggaggagggggcagagggtgggaggaatATGAGCAGCTGAGAATGAAGTTGGAGGACCTCCCGCCATTCCTGTTCTGAGCATTCATTCTGGGCTGGGCCTCTGGGGACCCTGAGAGAACCAGGACCCCGGGGCCGCCCTTGGGGAGACTCCAGGCCTGGAAGGGGATGTAAGCCCAAGCTAAGCCTGTGCGTTGGCTGTCACTTCTGCCTGGAACGTCCTCTCCCCAGACACTCCCAGGGCTCACCCCTCTCTGCCTCTAATGTCACCTTCTCCAGGCCTTCCTCAGACATTGACCTCACTGACTTCAAAACTGcaccctcccccacaccccactccctccctgcttcatttttctcctgagCTCATATCACCACCTAATTTACCAAACAATTTGTACCCTTATCTTGTTTATCTCCCTTGACTTAAATCGTAAGCTTACACGGCAGGGATTTTGCCTGTTTCGGTCACTGATATTCCTAGGACCTAGAAtaatacctggcacagagcaggtgaataagaaatcttttttgaaagaatgagtgagtgGAATGTGATAAGAGCATCAGCAGACATAGGGGCCAAGTGCCCTGGGATGATAGGTAAGGGAGAGTTCACACAGGGGACAGAGGGAATCTCAGGCAATGAGCAGCCTTGGAGTTGGGTTTGGAAGGGCGGCTGGAGCTCActgagagggggaggggcagaagggCTTGCTGGGTGTTAGAACTGGACAAGGCTTCAAGGCTCTTTGGCCCAGGACTTctcgggtggcacagtggttaatccgcctgccaatgcaggggacacaggttcgatcccttgtctgggaagatcccacatgccccggagcaactaagcccacacaccacaacgactgagcctgtgctctagagtccgtgagccacaactactgagcccacgtgccacaactactgaagcctgcgcacccagagcctgtgttccgcagcaagagaagccaccgcaatgagaagcccgcgcaccgcaacaaagagtagcccccacttgcaactggagaaagcttgtgcgcagcaacgaagacccaacgcagccaataagtaaataaataaatatattaaaaaaagagagagagagaaaacaggaaagtaaaaaatggtgcaataaaaataaatattaaaaaaaaaaaaaaaaaaagattttctccaaGGACGTCGTTGTTGAGCTGTCAAGGAGAAAAACTACCATGGCTTCCAGTCCTTTGACAAAACCTCAGATGCGTGGCCTTCTGGCCAAGCATCTGCGATTTCATATTGTTGGAG
Proteins encoded in this region:
- the LOC102977196 gene encoding cerebellar degeneration-related protein 2-like; the encoded protein is MRRAARMEDFTADEEEPWYDQQDLEQDLHLAAELGKTLLERNKELEESLQQMYSTNEEQVQEIEYLTKQLDTLRHVNEQHAKVYEQLDLAARDLELTNQKLVLESKAAQQKIHGLTETIERLQTQVEELQAQVEQLRDLEQLRVRRERRERRRTIHTFPCLRELCASPR